In Kytococcus sedentarius DSM 20547, the sequence GCAGAGCCCGCATCGAACACCAGGCCGCGACCGAACGCGCCCAGTCGTTGCGCGGGCATGTCAGCGGCGAGTGGGGCACCACACCGGCGAACCCTGATCGTCTCCCGGAATGGGCAGGCCAGGTCGCCGCAACCCGCGCCGAGGCCGACCCTCGCGTGACCGAGGTCGTGGAGACCGTCGACGCGGCCACCGCCGGCCGCGAGATAATGCGGAAGCGGCACCGGCAGGAGCGCACGGCGTTGCTCGTCAGCGAGTACGGGGCCGAGCATGCCCAGGCAGCCCGGTACGGGATGCGCCGCACCACCAACCCCGACCGTCAAGCGCGCGACGCCAAGAACCGGGCCGCCGCGACCCGCGCTGAGGCCGACGAGTTGCGTAGCCTCCCGATCACCGAAGCCGCCCGTCTGATCGAGACCAAGCACGCCGCACAAGAGCAGGCACGAGAACGTGCGGCACAGCGCGAACGACAACTCCATGACCCGTTCGAGCATGACTTGCACCGCCACGAACTACGGCGCGAGGGGCCGACGCGTGGACTGTAATCATCGAGCGGAAAGAACCCAAAGTAAGTGCGTCCGGCGAGATTTGATCTCGTGCCGCTTGGCCGATCTATGACCGAGCACACCCCCGCAAACGTGGCATGAGGCGTACTCGCCGAGATCATCGTGCGGTTCTGGCCTGCTGAGGGGAGGCTGCTGTGCGGCGGGCTGCTCTGCTGAGTGCGAGGAAAGCGATTCCCAGGACGATGACGAGGCCGATCATGGCCACCGCTGCGGCGATGAGGCCGTTGTAGTAGGCCCAGGGGTGCCCGGTGCCACCGGACGCGATCAGTTGGCCTGTCTCACCGGGGAGAGCGGTGGTGATGACGGCGGCGAGGATCGCGGCGTAGGCGGCGACGAAGATGGCCTCGGAGCCGATGCGGAAGAGGTTGATGACACCGGAGGCTGCCCCTGCTCGTTCGGCGGGCACCGCGGCGAGGGCTTCGGCGTCGACAAATCCAAGCGGTAGGCCGAAGCCCAGGCCGAGCAGGATCATCGGTGCGACACCGAGAGCGATCGGCATGTCCGGGCGCAGCAGGAGCAGTACGCCGACGCCGCCGATGACGAGGCTTGCGAACGAGGCCGTGACGATCACGGTTGGCGTGATGCGCGTGCGCTCCATGATCCGGTGGACGAGGACGGGGGCGATGAGCACCGGGATGGTCATCACCAGCATCAGCGCACCCGTGACTCCAGCGGTGAGGCCGTGGATGGCCCCGAGTGCACTGGGGAGGTAGGTCAGGAACGTGACGAACCCGATCGCTCCGGCCACGGGAACCAGCGTCATGGCAAGGAATCTCGGTGCTTTCAGTGCGGAGAAGTCCAGCATCTCCCGCAGCGAGGTCGCACCGCGCCCGAGCTGGGGAACCCGGGCCGCACCGATGAATGCGATGACCAGGACGATCGTGTGTGCAGCGAAGATGCCCTGCCATCCCCAGGCCGCTAGGAGCAGCCCCGACAGGGCGGGGCCAGCGGCGAGGCCGAGACCGTTGATCGTGCCGAAGAGTGCGAATGCCTGAGCCCTAGCTTTTCCCTTGAACAGGTGGCTGAGGATCGGGGCGGCACCGGTGAGCACGGCGGCGGAGCCAATGCCCGCGATGACGCGGCCGATATCCAGTGTGAGGATGTTCGGGGCGAGCACGCTGATGACGCCGCCGGCGGCGGCGATGACGATGCCGATGCGGAACGAGCGCGTGTATCCGATCCGGTCGGAGCACGCGCCCCACACGATGGTGCAGATCGCGAATGAGACGTTGAAGCCGTTGACTACCCACTGCAACGGTGTCGGACTTGCCCCCAGATCACCAGCGATCGCGGGGAGCGCGACGGCGGTTCCGGAGATGGACAGTGGGATCACGAACTGGGCGAGCAGGATCACTGCCAGCAATAGTCTGGGTCGAGGCACGGACACTCCTTTGGTTCGACGCAAATCTAAGGTTCGACACACAACGAACCTGGATAGGATGGCATACCCGTGAGGTACGATGCAAGTCGAACCTTTGATGCTGTGCGGAGATGGAGGGCAGCGATGACGAGTAAGACAGAGAGCGTGGAGCCGGACGAGATCGAACTCGGGGCCGTGCTCTCAGCACTGGCCGATCCGCACCGGCGGCAGGTCGTCCGCGATCTGGTGAACGATGCGGAAGGTAGCGAGCGATCCTGCACGAGTTTCGGCCTGGACTTGTCGAAGTCCACCCGCAGCCATCACTTCAAGGTGCTCCGCGAGGCCGGGCTCGTGCATCAGGTCGACCGGGGCAACCGCAGCGAGGTGACACTGCGCAGACACGACCTTGATGCACGCTTTCCGGGTCTACTTGCCCTCATCGGCAGCGAAAGTGACGGCTGACTACCGAGCCCGACTGCGTATCAAACAGGAGTGTGCCCGAGAGCAGGCAGTAGAGCGGACCTTACGTCGCACTGGAGCCCCACAGCGTTCCTCATGTGTGTAGTAGCGATCCGGAGTCGTATACGTGGGTGGTTGTTTCAGTCGTTGTCTGAGTCGAGTTCAGCGGCTCGGGGCCGGATCAGGCATCCGAGGACGGCGATCAACGCCGCGCCCAGGAACGCACTCTGCGGGCTGCTCGCTTCTGCGATGGCACCGATGGCAGGGGCTCCGCCTGCTTGACCGAGTGCGATGATAAGGAACGCGAGTCCTACGCCCGCAGCGGGCGTGTCGGCGTAGATATGTGTGCCCCAGATCAGGAGCAGCCCGGTCAAGCCGATATAGGCCGCGCCGAACACGGCTGCGGCAATCCACGCGATGGGGATACTGCCCGGTGCCACGGCGATAAGGGTGGTCGCCGCGGCCAGGGTGAGCATGATCGTCGTCCATGACCTCGCGACCCCGAAGCGTTCCGCGAGGTCTCCGGTGGCTGCACCGGCGATACCGAACGCGCCGAGGATGATCCACGCGATCGTTGAGGCCTGCTCGCTCATCTGCCCCTCGCTGACGAGGATGTCGCGCCCGAACGTCCATACCGCCGCGCTGGCGATGCCCATCGTCGCGGCAGCCATCGCCATCCGGACGCTCCCCTCGGGGAGCAAGGGGCGCGGGAGCACCTGCCGTATTCCGCCCGTGCGTCGATCCTGCGCGGAGGCGACCGGCACACATAACGCTGCCCAGATCGTGACCACAGCGCACAAGGCTGAAAACACCAGCCAAGCGGTGCGCCAGTGCTCATGCGTCAGCAAGGCGATAGGGCCAGCGATTGCGACCCCGAGGCCGGTACCGGCATTGATGATCGTCTGCACCCGGTTCCGCCGCGTTGCCGTCACGGTGTGCGCGACGGCATGAGCCAACGGCGGCGAGGCGACCCCGGTGCTCGACCCTGCCAACAGCACGCCGACTGCCAGCACGATCGTGTTGGGTGCGGCCGCGATCATGAGTGTTCCCGCGGTAGCGACGACACCGGCGGTGACCGCCACGGCCCGGCCGCCGAATCGTGGGGTGAGCACAGTCGAGATGATGATGGCGACGCAGTAAGCGGCGTACGAACCCGAGGCGATCGCCCCTGCCGTCGCCGCATCGAGGTCGAACTCAGCGCGGAAGACCGGCACGAACAGGCCATAGGCGAACCGGGCCAGCCCGTAGCAGACCGCGATTAGCGACAATCCCGCCCCGGTCAGCCAGAGCACCTCACGCCTGCTCAGCACCCCCAACTCGCGTGCCTCGGTGTCCATCGCTTGGTGACTCATCCTCTCCCTCACTTCACAGACCTGTGAACTTATCATTGAGCCTAGGTATACTTGAGCCGCCCCCTTCATTCGGTCCGGACGTTCTGTGAGTCGTCGGTTTCCATTTGATGGGTGCACTGCCGAGCGTACTCGGCTGGGGTTAGGTAGCCGAGCGAGGAGTGCCGGCGGTGGTGGTTGTACTCGTCCTTCCAGTCGCCGATGATGACCTGTGCGTGCAGCAGCGAGTAGAAGCTGTTGATGTTGAGGCACTCGTCGCGGATCCGGCTGTTGAACGACTCGACGTACCCGTTGCGCCACGGCGAGCCCGGAGGGATGTAGGACAGGCCGGTGCGGGTGCCGGCCCAGTCGGCCATCGCCTCGCTGATGAACTCCGGCCCGTTGTCCGACCTGAGCACCGCCGGGGCGCCCCGGGCGGCGACGAGGTCCTCGAGGTGGGCGGTGAGTCGGTCGGCGGTAATCGAGCGCTCCACGAGGCCGCCGATGCACTCCCGGGTGTGTTCGTCGACGATCGAGCAGATCTTGATCGGTCGTCCGTGCTCGTCGGCGTCGAACTGGAAGTCCACCGCCCACACCACGTTCGGCGCGTCCGCCGTCGGCGCGTCGACGGTCGAGGACCCGACGCGCTTGCGTCGACGCCGCTGCGGGACCCGGAGCCCTTCGTCACGCCACAGGCGTTGGATCTTCTTGTGGTTCACCACCCACCCCTCGGCGCGGGCGTCGTGATACGCCCGCCGATACCCGTAGCGGGGATGGTCCTTCGCCCAGGCGCGCAGCCACTCCCTGAGCGCCCGATCCGGGTCCGTGACCGTGTCGCCCTTGAGCGGTCGCCGGTACGCGGAGCGGCTCAGCCCGACCAGACGGCACGCCATCCGTTCGCTCACCCGCAACTTGCGCTTGAGGTGATCGACGGCGGCGCGGCGCCTGTCCGGGCTTAGAAGTTTCCCTCAGCCAGCTCCTTGAGCGCGGCCTTCTCCAGCTCCGCTTCCGCGAGCAGACGCTTCAGGGTCGCGTTCTGCTTCTCCAACTCCTTCAGGCGCTTTGCGTCGTCGGCCTTGAGGCCGCCGTACTGGTTCCGCCACCGGTAGTACGTCTGCTCGGACACCCCCAGCTCCCGGCACACCGCCGCGACGTCCTGACCATCGGTGAGCATCCTGTCGGCCTGCCCGAGCTTACGGACGACCTGCTCCGGGGTGTGACGCTTCCTGCTGTTCGTCATGATCTGACCAGTCTCCCTGCCCGCGACCGCGGGCAACAGGACGACTCTCATAACGACTGGACCCACGAAACGGGGTCAGCCCATACTGATCTGTGAAGTCAATCTGTGGAGGTGCAACGATGACGACAGCAGAAGCTGCGGTGGGGCTGCAGGTGCCGGAGCTGACCCCTGGTGCGCAGCGGATCGTGGAGGTCGCCTCCGAGTTGTTCTACCGGCGGGGCATCCATGCCGTCGGGGTCGACACCATCGCCCGCGAGTCGGGTATCACCAAACGCACTCTCTACGACCGATTTGGCTCGAAGGATGCTCTCGTCGCGGTCTACTTGCAGTCTCGCCACCAGAGGTGGTGGGAGCTCCTCGAACGACGCATCACGGACACTCCTTCGCCGCGAGTGCTAGCCGTGTTCGACGCATACGCCGATGATGAATGGGCGTCTGATCGCGGGTGCGGGTTCCTCAACGCCGCCGGTGAACTGGCCGCCGAGCATCCCGCCTATCAAGTGGTGCGGGCGCACAAACAGGCCGTGCGCGACCGCCTGGCGGAACTCGTCCGCGCCGACTGCCTGAACGTCGATGATCCCGAGACAATGGCGGCGCATCTGTTCCTGCTGTTGGAAGGAGCCATCGCGCACCGTGGCATCGACGACGAAACGGCCTTGCTCACTTCCGCCCGAGAACTCGCAGAACATCTCGTCCTGCGGCCCACAGCGTCCGGGGAGATGAGGATCAACCAGTGAGCCAGACGTACTGACTCTTGCAGGAGGCAATGGTGACGGCAGGCGAGATGTAGCATCCTGGCCGGACTTTCCCCGCCCTGCGGTACACTAGAACCGCACAAAACCGCAGATCAGGACGCTACTACTTTTGCGCCCCCACAGCGTGCCGCCTGCCATGGGGTGCCGGGGCGGCCCGTGGAACCATGGGTCCCATGACCGGAACGCAGCACGACGCCGTGGACATCATCCGCACCAAGCGCGACGGAGAGCGCCTCTCCGACGAGCAGATCGACTGGGTGATCGACGCCTACACCCGGGGGGACGTCGCCGACGAGCAGATGTCGGCCCTGGCCATGGCCATCTACCTCAACGGCATGGAGCCCGACGAGATCTCCCGCTGGACCTCCGCCATGATCGCATCGGGGGAGCGGATGGACTTCTCCACCCTGTCGCGCCCCACCGCGGACAAGCACTCGACCGGGGGTGTTGGCGACAAGATCACCCTCCCGCTGGCCCCCCTGGTGGCGGCCTGCGGGGTCGCGGTCCCGCAGCTCTCCGGACGCGGGCTGGGCCACACCGGCGGCACCCTGGACAAGCTCGAGGCCATCCCCGGCTGGCAGGCCGACCTGACCAACGAGGCGATGATGCAGCAGCTCGAGGAGGTCGGGGCCGTCATCTGTGCCGCGGGCGCCGGGCTGGCCCCCGCGGACAAGAAGCTCTACGCCCTGCGCGACGTGACCGGCACGGTCGAGGCGCTGCCCCTCATCGCCAGCTCGATCATGTCCAAGAAGATCGCCGAGGGCACCGGCGCGCTGGTGCTCGACGTGAAGGTGGGCTCCGGCGCGTTCATGAAGACCGAGGCAGACGCCCGGGCCCTGGCCGAGCGTATGGTGGCCCTGGGCGATGCCGCCGGTGTCACCACCGTCGCGCTGCTCACCGACATGTCTGCCCCGCTGGGCCGGACGGCGGGCAACGGCCTCGAGGTCATCGAGTCCGTCGAGGTCCTCTCCGGCGGGGGACCGGCGGACGTGCGCGAGCTGACGATCGCCCTGGCCCGCGAGATGGTGCTGGCCTCCGGCATCGAGGGGGCCGATGCGGTGGACGTCGCCGAGGTGCTGGACTCCGGCAAGGCGCTTCAGGTGTGGAAGCAGATGATCGCCGCCCAGGGTGGGGACCCCGAGGCCGAGCTGGCTCTGGGGGAGCACACCGCCGAGGTCACGGCCGAGGCCGGTGGCGTCATCACGGAGATGGACGCCTACAAGGTGGGTGTCGCCGCGTGGCGCCTGGGTGCGGGCCGTGCCCGCAAGGAGGACCCGGTGCAGGCCGGTGCCGGGGTGCGCTGGCACGCGGGCGTCGGGGAGCGCGTGGAGGCCGGGCAGGTGCTGTTCACCTGCTACACCGAGACGTCGGAGCGCCTGCAGCGCGGGGTGGAGACCCTCGCCGGCGCGGTGACGATCGACACCGGCGCCGAGCCCTTCGAGCGCACACTGGTGATCGACCGCATCACGGCCTGAGCGGTAGGCCAGGTGGATGACGACGGCGCCCCGGGTACTCCCCGGGGCGCCGTCGTCGTGCGGGGCTGCTCAGTAGAGCGAGTCGCGCTCCGGGGTGTCCAGGGTGTCCGCGGGCTCGGGCACGACCAGGGTGCCGGCGGCCAAGCGCTCGCGGGCCTCGGCCAGCAGGGCGGAGGTCGAGCTGGTGCCGATGCGGGTGACGCCCTCGGCCAGCATCGCCAGCAGGGTGTCCACGTCGCGCACGCCGCCGGAGGCCTTCACCTGGACCGTCTCAGGGGAGTTCGCGCGCATCAGGCGCACGTCGGGGAGCGTCGCGCCACCACCGGCGAACCCGGTGGAGGTCTTCACGAAGTCCGCGCCGGCCTCCGCGCTGGCGCGGCAGGCAGCCTCCTTCTGCGCGTCGTCCAGCAGAGCGGTCTCGAAGATCACCTTCACCGGCACGTCGTGGGCGTGCCCGGCCTCGACGACGGCCGCGATGTCCTCACGCACCGCATCGACCTGGCCGCTGCGCAGGCGACCGATGTTGAGCACCATGTCCAGCTCGGTGGCGCCGTCGGCCACGGCCTGCTCGGCCTCGGCGACCTTGGCCGCCGTGGAGGTGGTGCCGTGGGGGAAACCGATGACGGTGCACACGGTGGTGCGGCTGGGCTGTCCGTCGCCCTCGCCGGCCCCCTGCGCGGTGGTGGCCGCGATCGCCTCGACGGCCAGGGTGATGTCGCTGGGGCGCACGCACACGCTGAACGCGTTGAGGGCCGCCACCTCGGCGACGCCGGAGCGCACGTCGTCGGTGGTCAGCTCGGGCTTGAGCAGGGCGTGGTCGAACAGGTCGGCGACCTGCTGCAGGGTGAGCTCGGTACCGGGTGCGAAGCGTGCAGTCATGCGCCCCAGCCTACTGCCGTCAGGCGTCGCGACCGGCGCCCCACCGCACGGCCGCCGTGCGCTCCCCGGCCCGGGGTGACATGACGCGCGCGCCCAGGGTGCGCTGCTGGGCGACGAACTCCGGCTCCGTGCGGCGCAGGCGGTTGCCGCGCTCCCAGAGCACCGCCGGAGGCTTGCGGCGCTCGGCCAGGTCCCGGGCCAGACGGCGCGAGAAGGTCACCCACGGGCCGGCGGTGATGCACCACGCGGCGGCGAGCAGCCCGTTCTCCTGCAGGCGGCCCACCAGGTGCGCGGCGAAGATCCCCTCGGCCACGATGAGGGGCGCCTCGTGCCGCTCGACGAGGCGGTGGCCGACCACCGACGAGCTCGAGATGTCGTAGGTGGGCACGTCCACCCGACCGCGGGTGGCCAGGGCGTGCAGGCCGGCGACCGCCGCGTCCGCGTCCCAGGTGTCCACGTGGTCCCAATCCACCAGGCCGTCGGGGCGTAGCGGGAGGCCCTCGGCGTCATGCGGATGGTAGTAGTCGTCCAGCGGCACCACGGGCCATCCGTGGGTCTGCCCGAGCCGCCGTGCGAGGCGGGTCTTGCCGGCGCCGCTGGGGCCGGTGAGCAGCAGCACCCGGGCGCCGTCCCCCGGCTGCGGGGGCGTCGGGTGGCCCGGCGAGGGTGCGGCAGGGGGAACGTCGGCCATGAGGGATGATCTTACGTGCGCGCCAGGAGTCCCCGGCCCGTCCCCCACCCTCGTTCCCGACCCCACGGAGTCCCCTCGATGTCGTCCCACCCGACCGACGCGACGCCCCCGACCGACACCACGGATGCCGCCCGGACGTCAGGCCCCGCCCAGGTCGTCCACCCCAAGAAGGCCCGCATCCTGGCGATCATCTCCTGGGTGCTGGCCGTGTGCTTCATCGTGCTGGCACTGGTCACCCGGCCCACCTCGTGGGTCACGGTCGGGCTGGCCGTGGCAGGCGCCGCTCTGGCATGGGTGCTCATCTGGCGGCCCCGGATCACCCTGGACCACCACGGACTGACCATCGTGAACCCGGTGCGCACCACCACGATCCCGTGGCAGCGCATGCGCCGGGTGGGCTCCCGGTGGAGCCTGGAGGTGGAGTCCGAGCGCGGGATGCACCGGGCGTGGGCGGTGGGTTCCTCCTACCGCGACCCCTCGGGGGTCGACCACTCGGCGGACGTGACCGGGCTGGGCCTGCTCCGCCGGGTCACCACCGGGCAGGACCCGCGGGAGCAGGAGCCGCCGCCGGCGAAGATGCTGGAGGACCTGCAGCACGTGGCCGGCACCGTCCGCGGCGCCCGCGACGCTCACGCCGACGCCCTGACCGATGGGGTGATCGAGGCCGACCCGACGCCCACCCGCACCCGCATCGAGCCCCTGCCGGCCGCCGGGCTGGCGGTGGGCCTGCTGCTCCCGCTGGTGATCTGGGCCCTCTGACGGGGCCCACCGCGCCGTCAGGCGCCGGGCCCGGTCAGCTCACAGTGCCGTGAGGCGCTCCATCTCCGCACGGACCGTGGCGAGCCGCTGGCGCGCGCAGTGCTTGGCGCGGGGCAGGTCACTGTCCTCCACGGGCACCACGACCTCGAGGTAGACCTTCACCTTCGGCTCGGTGCCGGAGGGGCGCACGATCACGCGGGTGTCGTCCGCGAGCACCCAACGCAGGCCCTCGGTGGGCGGCAGGCCGTTCCAGCCCTCGGCCAGGTCGTCGGCCTCGACCACCTGTGAACCGCCGAGCGCGGCGGGCGGGTCCTGCCGCAGGCGCCCCATGACCGTCTCGATCTGGGAGAGCTCGTCCACCCGGATGCTGAACGAGTCGGTGGCGTGCACGCCGTGTTCGAGGGCGAGGTCGTCCAGCACCTCCAGCACGGTCCGCGTGCGGGAGCCGGAGCGCAGTCGCGCCACGAGGTCGGCCACCATCAGGGCCGCGCTCACGCCGTCCTTGTCCTTCACGTGCTGCGGGTCCACGCAGTAGCCCAGGGCCTCCTCGTAGCCGAACGCGAGGTTCTCCACCCGGCCGATCCACTTGAAGCCGGTGAGGGTCTCGGTGTGCTGCACCCCGGCGGCGGCGGCCATCCGGGAGAGCAGCCGCGAGCTGACGATCGAGTTCGCGAACACGGCGCCCTCGGGAAGCCCACCGGTCTCGGCCGCGCGGCGCAGGACGTGTGCCCCCAGCAGGGCGCCCACCTCGTCACCGCGGAGCATCCGCCAGCCCACCGGGTCCTGGGGTGTGATGGCGTCCGGGTCGGGGACCGCCACGGCGCAGCGGTCCGCGTCCGGGTCGTTGGCCAGGACGATGTCCGGCTGCACGCGGGCGGCCAGCGCCAGCGCCTCGTCCATGGCGCCGGCCTCCTCGGGGTTCGGGAAGTCGACGGTCGGGAAGTTCGGGTCGGGGGTGGCCTGGGAGCCGACGGTCTTGGGGCTGGAGAAGCCCGCCTGCTCGAAGGCCTGCACCACCAGGTCGTTGCCCACGCCGTGCAGAGAGGTGTGCACCACCGACAGTTGCTTGGGGCCGGCCGGGTCCACCACGCTCACGGCGGCCTTCAGGTAGGCCTCGCGCACGTCGTCGGTGGCCGTGAGCCAGCCGGACTCCGCCCGCGGCACCGAGGCCACCGACTCCACCGCCCGGATGTGCTCGGCGATCTGCGCGTCCACCGGGGAGACGATCTGGCTGCCGTCGCCCAGGTACACCTTGTAGCCTTTGTCCTGCGGCGGGTTGTGGGAGGCGGTCACCATGACGCCCGCATCGGCGCCGGTGTGGCGGATGGCGAAGGCCAGCACGGGGGTGGGCAGCGCCTCGGGCAGCACGATGGCGTTGCCGCCGGCCCCCACGACGACGGCCGCGGTGTCCAGCGCGAAGTCGTGGCTGCGGTGCCGCGCGTCGTAGCCGATCACCACGGTGGGGGCGGCCACCGGGTCGTCCTCTCGCTGCTGCAGCCAGCGCACCAGGCCGGCGGCGGCGCGGATGACGACGGACCGGTTCATGCGGTTGGGCCCAGCGCCGATCTGGCCCCGCAGCCCGGCGGTGCCGAACTCGAGCAGCCCCGAGAAGCGGTCGGTGAGGTCGGCGTGGTCGGCGTCCTCGCCGGTCAGGGCGTCCAGCACCCCCTGCAGCTCGGTCCGGGTCACCTCGTCGGGGTCGTCGTCCAGCCAGGTCCGGGCACGGTCCAGCAGGTCCTGCG encodes:
- a CDS encoding MFS transporter, which encodes MILLAQFVIPLSISGTAVALPAIAGDLGASPTPLQWVVNGFNVSFAICTIVWGACSDRIGYTRSFRIGIVIAAAGGVISVLAPNILTLDIGRVIAGIGSAAVLTGAAPILSHLFKGKARAQAFALFGTINGLGLAAGPALSGLLLAAWGWQGIFAAHTIVLVIAFIGAARVPQLGRGATSLREMLDFSALKAPRFLAMTLVPVAGAIGFVTFLTYLPSALGAIHGLTAGVTGALMLVMTIPVLIAPVLVHRIMERTRITPTVIVTASFASLVIGGVGVLLLLRPDMPIALGVAPMILLGLGFGLPLGFVDAEALAAVPAERAGAASGVINLFRIGSEAIFVAAYAAILAAVITTALPGETGQLIASGGTGHPWAYYNGLIAAAVAMIGLVIVLGIAFLALSRAARRTAASPQQARTAR
- a CDS encoding ArsR/SmtB family transcription factor, which gives rise to MEPDEIELGAVLSALADPHRRQVVRDLVNDAEGSERSCTSFGLDLSKSTRSHHFKVLREAGLVHQVDRGNRSEVTLRRHDLDARFPGLLALIGSESDG
- a CDS encoding MFS transporter, with amino-acid sequence MDTEARELGVLSRREVLWLTGAGLSLIAVCYGLARFAYGLFVPVFRAEFDLDAATAGAIASGSYAAYCVAIIISTVLTPRFGGRAVAVTAGVVATAGTLMIAAAPNTIVLAVGVLLAGSSTGVASPPLAHAVAHTVTATRRNRVQTIINAGTGLGVAIAGPIALLTHEHWRTAWLVFSALCAVVTIWAALCVPVASAQDRRTGGIRQVLPRPLLPEGSVRMAMAAATMGIASAAVWTFGRDILVSEGQMSEQASTIAWIILGAFGIAGAATGDLAERFGVARSWTTIMLTLAAATTLIAVAPGSIPIAWIAAAVFGAAYIGLTGLLLIWGTHIYADTPAAGVGLAFLIIALGQAGGAPAIGAIAEASSPQSAFLGAALIAVLGCLIRPRAAELDSDND
- a CDS encoding IS3 family transposase (programmed frameshift); protein product: MTNSRKRHTPEQVVRKLGQADRMLTDGQDVAAVCRELGVSEQTYYRWRNQYGGLKADDAKRLKELEKQNATLKRLLAEAELEKAALKELAGGKLLSPDRRRAAVDHLKRKLRVSERMACRLVGLSRSAYRRPLKGDTVTDPDRALREWLRAWAKDHPRYGYRRAYHDARAEGWVVNHKKIQRLWRDEGLRVPQRRRRKRVGSSTVDAPTADAPNVVWAVDFQFDADEHGRPIKICSIVDEHTRECIGGLVERSITADRLTAHLEDLVAARGAPAVLRSDNGPEFISEAMADWAGTRTGLSYIPPGSPWRNGYVESFNSRIRDECLNINSFYSLLHAQVIIGDWKDEYNHHRRHSSLGYLTPAEYARQCTHQMETDDSQNVRTE
- a CDS encoding TetR/AcrR family transcriptional regulator, translating into MTTAEAAVGLQVPELTPGAQRIVEVASELFYRRGIHAVGVDTIARESGITKRTLYDRFGSKDALVAVYLQSRHQRWWELLERRITDTPSPRVLAVFDAYADDEWASDRGCGFLNAAGELAAEHPAYQVVRAHKQAVRDRLAELVRADCLNVDDPETMAAHLFLLLEGAIAHRGIDDETALLTSARELAEHLVLRPTASGEMRINQ
- a CDS encoding thymidine phosphorylase, whose amino-acid sequence is MTGTQHDAVDIIRTKRDGERLSDEQIDWVIDAYTRGDVADEQMSALAMAIYLNGMEPDEISRWTSAMIASGERMDFSTLSRPTADKHSTGGVGDKITLPLAPLVAACGVAVPQLSGRGLGHTGGTLDKLEAIPGWQADLTNEAMMQQLEEVGAVICAAGAGLAPADKKLYALRDVTGTVEALPLIASSIMSKKIAEGTGALVLDVKVGSGAFMKTEADARALAERMVALGDAAGVTTVALLTDMSAPLGRTAGNGLEVIESVEVLSGGGPADVRELTIALAREMVLASGIEGADAVDVAEVLDSGKALQVWKQMIAAQGGDPEAELALGEHTAEVTAEAGGVITEMDAYKVGVAAWRLGAGRARKEDPVQAGAGVRWHAGVGERVEAGQVLFTCYTETSERLQRGVETLAGAVTIDTGAEPFERTLVIDRITA
- the deoC gene encoding deoxyribose-phosphate aldolase; the encoded protein is MTARFAPGTELTLQQVADLFDHALLKPELTTDDVRSGVAEVAALNAFSVCVRPSDITLAVEAIAATTAQGAGEGDGQPSRTTVCTVIGFPHGTTSTAAKVAEAEQAVADGATELDMVLNIGRLRSGQVDAVREDIAAVVEAGHAHDVPVKVIFETALLDDAQKEAACRASAEAGADFVKTSTGFAGGGATLPDVRLMRANSPETVQVKASGGVRDVDTLLAMLAEGVTRIGTSSTSALLAEARERLAAGTLVVPEPADTLDTPERDSLY
- a CDS encoding uridine kinase family protein, which codes for MADVPPAAPSPGHPTPPQPGDGARVLLLTGPSGAGKTRLARRLGQTHGWPVVPLDDYYHPHDAEGLPLRPDGLVDWDHVDTWDADAAVAGLHALATRGRVDVPTYDISSSSVVGHRLVERHEAPLIVAEGIFAAHLVGRLQENGLLAAAWCITAGPWVTFSRRLARDLAERRKPPAVLWERGNRLRRTEPEFVAQQRTLGARVMSPRAGERTAAVRWGAGRDA
- a CDS encoding PH domain-containing protein, with translation MSSHPTDATPPTDTTDAARTSGPAQVVHPKKARILAIISWVLAVCFIVLALVTRPTSWVTVGLAVAGAALAWVLIWRPRITLDHHGLTIVNPVRTTTIPWQRMRRVGSRWSLEVESERGMHRAWAVGSSYRDPSGVDHSADVTGLGLLRRVTTGQDPREQEPPPAKMLEDLQHVAGTVRGARDAHADALTDGVIEADPTPTRTRIEPLPAAGLAVGLLLPLVIWAL
- a CDS encoding phospho-sugar mutase, which encodes MEPTPAPQDLLDRARTWLDDDPDEVTRTELQGVLDALTGEDADHADLTDRFSGLLEFGTAGLRGQIGAGPNRMNRSVVIRAAAGLVRWLQQREDDPVAAPTVVIGYDARHRSHDFALDTAAVVVGAGGNAIVLPEALPTPVLAFAIRHTGADAGVMVTASHNPPQDKGYKVYLGDGSQIVSPVDAQIAEHIRAVESVASVPRAESGWLTATDDVREAYLKAAVSVVDPAGPKQLSVVHTSLHGVGNDLVVQAFEQAGFSSPKTVGSQATPDPNFPTVDFPNPEEAGAMDEALALAARVQPDIVLANDPDADRCAVAVPDPDAITPQDPVGWRMLRGDEVGALLGAHVLRRAAETGGLPEGAVFANSIVSSRLLSRMAAAAGVQHTETLTGFKWIGRVENLAFGYEEALGYCVDPQHVKDKDGVSAALMVADLVARLRSGSRTRTVLEVLDDLALEHGVHATDSFSIRVDELSQIETVMGRLRQDPPAALGGSQVVEADDLAEGWNGLPPTEGLRWVLADDTRVIVRPSGTEPKVKVYLEVVVPVEDSDLPRAKHCARQRLATVRAEMERLTAL